The Brassica oleracea var. oleracea cultivar TO1000 chromosome C6, BOL, whole genome shotgun sequence genomic interval TAAAATTGGAGTATAGACACTCATATTCTGTTTTCAATGGGGCGTTTCGTTGTTAATTGTTTGTCAAGTTCAAGAAATTAGGATATGAGTATGGAAAAGAAATCGTGGATGAATTAGAAAGAAGATAGTGGGTAGTTACATTTTTTTTCTAATCATCATTTTGTTTTAAATGATTTTTTTTTTTATATTTGTGAACACTAATTATGTGGTAGAATTTGATGATTTGATTGGTCATGTGACTTGTGCTTTAGTATATAAGGGATAAATTTGTACATTTCCTACTGCATTATTAAATGAAACATTTTATAGGAGTAAATACTTGAAATGAAAGCAATAATTTTAAAGAGAAAAAAAAGAATTGAAAGCAATAACAGCTTAGATAGTCTTAGAACAATATCATAAACAAACAAGCCAAACCGGCAACATCTAAGGGCCTTCCCTTAGAAATTATTATAAGTTTGTAAACCAACCAAAAGAATGAAAGATATGAGTCTGATTCATTAGAGAATCATATCGGAGAATAGTCTTCTCACTCAAAGCATTATTTGAAATAAAAGAAACAGAACCAAATAGTTTGAGAACCCTCTCACTGTCCATCATGGCAGTTAAGCATGGCTTTAACCCTTGTAATAGTGGAGCTAATCAAGGTATCGACTGTGGTGGTCCATTTATCCATTTGGAGTTCTTCAGAGATAGTCGGACCAGTGACAAGGATCTGGAAAGCCACCGTCAGGAGCGTCTTACAATTGTCACGGCCACCGCCTAGCTCAGCGGTTGCGGAGGGACGGCCGTCACGGGAGATGACGAAACCGGATGGGAGGATTGGAATGCCGGAAGGATTGACATTGCCTGAAACGGCAGCGTGTGCAGTGTTTAGGTCCACTGGAGCGTAGACCACCATACCTCCTAATGCATCTATGAAGCTGTCTTGTATTATCATCAAGTCACCACTATCCGCTGCACTTGAAGGCTAGTTAATATATACATATAAACCGACATTAGTTAATGCAATGACACATTGTTGGAATTGTATCCTTTAATTGAAAAAGAATGAAGAAGAAGAAGAAGAAGAAGCTTGAAACAAAGAAAGAAGAAGAAGAAGAAAGGAACAAGAACAAGAAGCCAAGGAAAAAGACTTGGTTTTTTTGGAATGACTATCCATTGCTTTTTTGCACTTTAATATAACATCTCTATTGAAAATGTTAATTTTAAAGTGGGCATATCCTCTAAAGACAATAAGAAAGTATGAGTAATATACCTGGAGGATATTCACACAATTCTTATTGTTTGCTCCAGTGACAAAGCGAGCGACCTCAGTGACCGGACTCGCATGGCAGAGAACGTCCCACTTTTTTACATAAAATTTTTGATTTCGTGTTAATTGGCAGCAATGTGAAAATCACTACATTTGTATTCAATTTTTTCAGAAAAGATGATTAGAGATGGGCTTGTGCAATTAAGCTTGATATATTTTTTACCTGGTGGCGAACCTCGAGATTTTTGAGGAAGTTGTAGACTTGGAGAGGAGCAAGAGGGAGACATAAAGATGAACAAGCGCAGACAATGAGACCGGGCGGTTGGCCGGCTTCTTTGTTTACACGCACCGAAATATTAACTCCGCTGCTGTTTGTTGCAGACTGTTGCGAAAACTCAGATTTTTCAGGCATATTTAGTATCCATGCAAAATTCTTCAACATTCTTTCTCCTAAATCCATGACTCTCCTTCTTCCATTTATGGTTTTCACAACTACATAGAAAAGAGAGATAAAATAAAGAGATCTCCAACAATTCCCTTATTTTAAAGGAGGGAGGGACACACTTTAAATAAAAAGATAAAAAGGTAGTTCTCTAACGGTGACACTTTATACATTTTCTTTAAATTTTTAATATATTATATTTTAGTCCTCAATAATATAATCATTAAACTTTCAAAAATCAATAAAACATATTATTTGGTAGATATTAAAATAAATTATTTTGAAAAAATATAATAATATGTAATCAAATATAACTATAAATAGTATAAAAATGTTAATAATGATTTTTAATTAAAATAGTTGTAAGAAACTATAACGATGAGTACTAAAATATGATATATAAAAAATTATCATGCAATTATAAGACATAACTGTAGAAATTAAAATGAAAAATGAATAGTGTTTAAATGGTTAAATAGTGTTCATTTATATTTGAAAATATACTATTCACCTTTAAAAAGAATAAAAAGATAAAAAAACTTTTGGAATACAAAAGTCTTTAGAAAGTCAAAGGATAAATAGTTGTTGAAGATGCTGTGAAATATTAATTAGACACTCAATAAAAAAATAGTGTTTAAGTGGAAGCTTAAACTTCGTGTACACCACTTTTTGAAAAAAATCATTTTAAGATGATCTAAAAAATCATTTTAAAATGATCTAATCATATACTGGATGTTGTATATACCAATTTTTAGAATACTAAAATATATATATATATATAAGATTTTTTAGCTACTAAAACTATCACTTGTCAACATCGCTGTTGCATATTAAAGTTTTTTTCTTTTCAAGCTCTAAGAGTAATTTTATTAGGGGGTGTTTTGCTCATAAGTTCTTAAAATACATGTATATGTATATGTTTTGCTCATAGGTTCTTAAAATACATGTATATGTATATATATATTATATAGGCGTATCTAATTGTGGGGTTCTAAGTTTTACGAAACTTTCGGTTGGGTTTTCCGTAAAACTTAGAACCCCACAATTACATATGCCTATATAATATATATATATATACACATACATATATTTTAAGAACATATGAGCAAGAAACTCTCAATAAAGTTGCTCTAATGGCTATCACAAATATTAATTTGGCCAGATTGATATTATATAGCAAGGAATTCTGATATATAATATAAGTACCTCCGGGGTCGTCAGTCGTCGGGAAGTCAGGGACAGAGTAGAGAGACAGCCTCTCACACATTCTCTCAAGAGTAGCGGTCCAACGGCGAGCTCCGTAGCCAAAGCCGCCGCATAAGAGGTCTCTGTAAATCCGATGTGCCCGCACTTTATCATTTACTTCCACGTGCTCCATCCACGTCACCTGCTCATTTTGTTTCTCATAGTTTTAGTTTCTATATATATGGTATTGCCAAAATATAATTGCAATGTTTTACATGTTTTCACTATTCTTGTTTTCCATGAAAATAGTGGGGTATGTTGTAAAATAATTGATCAAATCACATTCTATTTTTAATTTCTGATTATGCATGCAACTGAAAAAATCGCTTTTAGGTTATATATGAACAACACATTCTAATTTTTGTAAATAAATAAGTAAATATATTTTCTTTCTAATTTCACTAGATTCTATTAATCAAAGTTGAAGTGATATGATAGACTAAGATCTAATACTACTTTCATTTCTAAAAGATAAATTTTTTAATATTTCACATACTAAAAAACACATTAAATCACTATAATAAATATACAGTTTTCTGTAATTATTAATTTTCAATAATTTTTAATCAATATTAATTTAATAAATTTAAATAATTTTCCTAAATTTACAAAAAAAAATTTCCAATTTACAAATATTTAAGAAAACAAAAAAAAATTATCTTCTTGAAACAAATATTTTTTCTAAAACATCTATGTTGGGAGTTTTTTTTTTCTTAATGTAAAAACCTCGCTTGATGCTACCTTAAAAACTATTTATAATAAGTAAATCCATAAATGATATAAAAATTCTATTAGAGAAACATAGGAGAAGAAATGAGACCTTAGAGTGACCATTGGGCATGGCTTGAATGAGAAAACCGGAAGGACGTTTGTAACAAGCCGGAGTCCCAAACTCAAACTCAAAGGCTACTTGATGGTAAGAAACGTCAGCAATCACCCAGAGATCTTCCTCCAGTTGTTGGCAACATCTTAGAATCATAAACTCTCTTGGTGGCAGCAATGGCGACAGTATGTGCAGTTGCTCGTACATCTATTTAATGTATCAACCCATTTATTGTGTGTTCACCGAGTACTTATTATATGCATATATTAAGAGTTGAACATAAAATTATAAAATGTTATAAGATTCATACCAATTTCGAGGATTCCAGCACGTGAATTGTTTTAGCTTTGTTCACAATTGTTGAGAAAAGATTCGCCCATTTCTCCTGCAATAATTTTGTATTTTTAAAGCTGAAATTAAATTCATGAAATAAGTACTTTCCGTGATTTTCTTATAATCATGGCATATACGATTTTACAAGTTTCGTGTCTAGCATTTTAGAGGTTCAAGGTAAAAATTTACTATAAAACGTTTATGAAAATATAATTAATATACCAACAAAAATATATCCAAAACTTTCATATACATAAAATTTAAAGAAGAGAAAAAACTATACTAGTAAAAAAATAAGATAAAATAATATATATAGGCGTCTGCAAACATCTACATCATTTATCTATATTAATTTAAATATATATACAATGTATATATGTAAAGTTATAAATGATAAATTAATATTAAAATGTAAATAATACAATATTAATCAAGAAAATATTAGATATAGATATGGACAAAACAAAAGAAATAGCAAAAATTTTGTCAAAACATAATGAAGTTTCGATGATAAATGAATTCAAAATATTAAATACCATGAAATAAATATGATGTTAAACAGATTAATCTAAAAAAATATAGATAGTTATTATTAATTAGTTGATTACTATAAATACAGAAGTAAAATATACTTAGTTAACTATTTGATTAAAGAAAAAATAAATGTTGAGACCCATAAAATTTGTCACATGAGAAAGGATTTGGGGAAACAGTCTTTTCTTAATTAAGTCATCGAGAATGGTTTTGAATAGTTAAATATAGAACAAATAAGAATATAATTTTAACCAA includes:
- the LOC106299223 gene encoding homeobox-leucine zipper protein HDG9-like, whose protein sequence is MASGRDSSSSDEQETSLYTSDGDKRIYHRHSNHQIQKLEAYFKECPHPDDLQQRKLGEELKLKQKQIKFWFQNKRTQAKVQNEKADNASLRTENMKIRRENEAMQEALNTVTCPPCGGPHPGQVDRKLYFQNLRAHNAYLREERDKLSIWVNKTEGHPKPIVNALAYLHGPSLHASTSNNPHVTYGTSSNHLVEPPSLLRELYLREHISIAQPPQPRQLQCSPPLSNMEKVMMTEAMVGAVTEVIILIQTEEPMWIKSSIDSRLVIDQENYEKKFTKNSHFKILSARIESSKEVAVIPLDAKNLVNMLLDTEKWANLFSTIVNKAKTIHVLESSKLMYEQLHILSPLLPPREFMILRCCQQLEEDLWVIADVSYHQVAFEFEFGTPACYKRPSGFLIQAMPNGHSKVTWMEHVEVNDKVRAHRIYRDLLCGGFGYGARRWTATLERMCERLSLYSVPDFPTTDDPGVVKTINGRRRVMDLGERMLKNFAWILNMPEKSEFSQQSATNSSGVNISVRVNKEAGQPPGLIVCACSSLCLPLAPLQVYNFLKNLEVRHQWDVLCHASPVTEVARFVTGANNKNCVNILQPSSAADSGDLMIIQDSFIDALGGMVVYAPVDLNTAHAAVSGNVNPSGIPILPSGFVISRDGRPSATAELGGGRDNCKTLLTVAFQILVTGPTISEELQMDKWTTTVDTLISSTITRVKAMLNCHDGQ